One window of Clostridiales bacterium genomic DNA carries:
- the rsgA gene encoding ribosome small subunit-dependent GTPase A — MKGTIIKGIGGYYYVDVNKVVYECRARGVFRNDNIKPVVGDKVRILILDNKNKKGSIEDILPRKNAFIRPPVANIDNIVIVISATIPKVDFMLLDKLLVIYQMEGIKPIICINKIDEGKKNGTSIHKIYDTSKFKVIMVSAKENIGVDELECTIKDATTIFTGQSGVGKSSIINKIIKQDMFDTGSLSKKISRGKNTTRHVELVEIDRGGYILDSPGFSSIKMDEIDVGQLQYYYPEFIDYIPDCKFTGCSHIREVECNVRKALENGFINAERYNRYVDIYNELLNKKKY; from the coding sequence TTGAAGGGAACCATAATAAAGGGAATAGGTGGATACTATTATGTTGATGTAAATAAAGTTGTATATGAGTGCAGAGCTAGAGGTGTTTTTAGAAATGATAATATAAAACCGGTTGTGGGGGATAAGGTTCGTATTCTAATTTTAGATAATAAGAACAAAAAAGGCAGTATAGAGGATATATTGCCTAGGAAAAATGCGTTTATCCGCCCACCTGTGGCCAATATAGATAATATTGTTATAGTGATATCTGCGACTATACCCAAAGTAGATTTTATGCTTCTAGATAAATTATTAGTGATATATCAGATGGAGGGTATAAAACCTATTATTTGTATAAACAAGATTGATGAGGGAAAGAAAAATGGCACAAGTATACATAAAATTTATGATACGTCAAAGTTTAAAGTTATTATGGTTAGCGCAAAAGAAAATATAGGTGTTGATGAGTTAGAGTGTACTATAAAAGATGCAACAACGATTTTTACAGGACAGTCTGGTGTTGGGAAGTCTAGTATAATAAATAAAATAATAAAACAGGATATGTTTGATACTGGGTCTTTAAGTAAAAAGATATCTCGAGGCAAGAATACGACTAGACATGTTGAATTAGTGGAAATTGATAGAGGCGGCTATATATTAGACTCACCGGGTTTTAGTTCTATAAAAATGGATGAAATTGATGTCGGTCAATTACAGTACTATTATCCAGAATTTATTGATTATATCCCTGATTGTAAATTTACTGGATGTAGTCATATAAGAGAGGTTGAGTGTAATGTAAGAAAAGCACTAGAGAATGGATTTATAAACGCTGAAAGGTATAATAGATATGTAGATATATATAATGAATTGCTAAACAAGAAAAAATATTAA
- the pknB gene encoding Stk1 family PASTA domain-containing Ser/Thr kinase has protein sequence MEGKILGNRYELIEMIGEGGMAFVYKARCRLLNRYVAIKILKPEFINDQELVHRFQIEAQSAASLSHPNIVSIYDVGCEDDMHYIVMEYVDGKTLKEKIEKEGVINWKEALGIAKEICSAIEHAHKNKIIHRDIKPHNILLTKNGTVKVTDFGIARATSTGTMTMAGKTIGSVHYFSPEQARGGFVDEKSDLYSLGIVIYEMLLGRVPFNAQSPVAVALKHIQEMPDEPISIDPDLPKGVNCLVMKAISKKQSCRYQSATELLIDIDRVLIEPDIDIIYDKSSMENTIIMNSLDKEIKKVDGLKDRKNKDKIVRVSANVTAITIMVITIAICIKILLPLLGLNRSSSREFIVDNYVGRNFYEVKGELLNRNIEAIDKERVNDDLVPRDVIISQSRPKGDKLKPGGFNSTLEFVVSNGAKKIKIPDLRKEQKSEAISILEELGLDYDIIETHDKNVVKGRVIKTVPAYGNDVEVGSTITIYVSQGREVRYVLVPNIIGCTKEQAEKIIRASSLDVGDLYLTDEEEETDIVQRQDPQAGEEIEENSMVDMYFMKNPQYDLREEEDIP, from the coding sequence ATGGAAGGTAAAATTCTTGGAAACAGATATGAGTTAATAGAAATGATTGGCGAAGGAGGAATGGCATTTGTTTATAAAGCCAGATGTAGGCTTCTTAATAGATATGTGGCTATAAAAATTTTAAAACCTGAGTTTATAAATGATCAGGAATTAGTACATAGATTTCAAATAGAAGCTCAATCTGCAGCGAGTTTATCACATCCTAATATAGTGTCAATATATGATGTGGGATGTGAAGATGACATGCACTACATTGTTATGGAGTACGTGGATGGAAAGACACTAAAGGAGAAAATAGAAAAAGAAGGAGTAATCAATTGGAAAGAGGCATTAGGTATAGCTAAAGAGATATGTTCAGCTATAGAGCATGCGCATAAAAACAAGATTATACATAGAGATATAAAGCCTCATAATATATTATTAACTAAAAATGGGACAGTTAAAGTAACTGACTTTGGTATAGCAAGAGCTACATCCACAGGGACTATGACTATGGCTGGGAAAACAATAGGATCAGTGCATTATTTTTCTCCAGAGCAAGCAAGAGGAGGATTTGTAGATGAGAAGTCGGATTTGTATTCTCTAGGTATAGTGATTTATGAAATGCTTTTGGGAAGAGTTCCGTTTAATGCACAAAGCCCAGTTGCAGTTGCGTTAAAGCATATACAGGAAATGCCAGATGAGCCTATTAGTATAGATCCCGATTTACCAAAGGGCGTAAATTGTTTAGTCATGAAGGCAATTAGTAAAAAGCAAAGTTGTAGATATCAGTCTGCAACAGAACTTCTAATAGATATAGATAGAGTTTTAATAGAACCTGATATAGATATAATTTATGATAAAAGTAGTATGGAAAATACTATTATCATGAATAGCTTGGATAAAGAAATAAAGAAAGTGGACGGTCTTAAGGATAGAAAAAATAAAGATAAAATTGTGCGAGTATCTGCTAATGTAACAGCGATAACTATAATGGTGATAACTATCGCAATATGTATTAAGATATTGTTGCCGCTACTTGGGCTAAACAGAAGCTCATCGAGAGAATTTATAGTTGACAATTATGTTGGAAGAAATTTTTATGAAGTAAAAGGAGAGTTATTAAACAGAAATATAGAAGCGATAGATAAGGAAAGAGTAAATGATGATCTAGTGCCTCGTGATGTGATAATATCACAAAGTAGGCCAAAAGGGGATAAATTAAAGCCTGGAGGTTTTAATAGCACATTAGAATTTGTAGTTAGTAATGGAGCAAAAAAAATAAAAATACCGGATTTAAGAAAAGAACAGAAAAGTGAGGCAATAAGCATACTAGAGGAATTAGGATTAGATTATGATATCATAGAAACGCATGATAAAAATGTAGTAAAGGGAAGAGTTATAAAGACAGTGCCTGCATATGGAAATGACGTGGAAGTTGGAAGTACAATAACTATATACGTAAGCCAAGGAAGAGAAGTAAGATATGTATTAGTACCAAATATAATAGGATGTACAAAAGAACAGGCGGAAAAAATAATAAGAGCATCTAGTTTGGATGTAGGAGATTTATACTTAACGGATGAAGAAGAAGAGACGGACATTGTACAAAGACAGGATCCACAAGCAGGGGAAGAAATCGAGGAGAATTCAATGGTGGATATGTATTTTATGAAGAATCCTCAATATGATCTACGGGAGGAAGAAGATATACCATAA
- a CDS encoding Stp1/IreP family PP2C-type Ser/Thr phosphatase, translated as MRYGICTDVGLKRDINEDYYGVIESTKDMPSVFIIADGMGGHQAGEVASKLSVELTMSGIREGINKSMSKEEVEVKLKQILEKVNKDVYDVAREDEDKYGMGTTLTAAVVMNGCLVVAHVGDSRLYSFRDNKLKRITTDHSYVEELVQNGTITTEEALDHPKKNILTRVIGYFKVVEIDTYECVTDSKETFLMCTDGLTNMVSESRIKEILSKEDKLQSIANSLVKESNKNGGVDNTTVIVFGNEVADNGR; from the coding sequence GTGCGATACGGTATATGTACAGACGTAGGGTTAAAGAGGGATATAAACGAAGATTACTATGGAGTAATAGAAAGTACAAAAGATATGCCTAGTGTTTTTATTATTGCAGATGGCATGGGAGGTCATCAGGCTGGCGAAGTAGCGAGCAAATTGTCTGTTGAATTGACTATGTCTGGAATACGTGAAGGGATAAATAAGAGCATGAGTAAGGAAGAAGTAGAGGTAAAGTTAAAGCAGATTTTAGAAAAAGTTAATAAAGATGTATATGATGTAGCACGAGAAGATGAAGATAAATACGGTATGGGAACTACCTTGACTGCGGCGGTAGTGATGAATGGTTGCTTAGTTGTAGCACATGTTGGAGATAGTAGATTATATTCATTTAGGGATAACAAGTTAAAAAGAATAACAACTGATCATTCGTACGTGGAAGAACTGGTACAGAATGGAACTATCACTACGGAGGAAGCTTTAGATCATCCTAAGAAAAACATATTAACAAGAGTGATAGGATATTTTAAGGTTGTAGAAATAGATACATATGAATGTGTAACTGACTCTAAAGAGACATTTTTAATGTGTACTGATGGGTTAACTAACATGGTTAGCGAATCTAGGATAAAAGAAATTCTATCAAAAGAGGACAAGTTGCAAAGTATAGCAAATAGCTTGGTGAAAGAATCTAATAAAAACGGTGGTGTAGATAATACAACAGTTATTGTTTTTGGAAATGAGGTGGCCGATAATGGAAGGTAA
- the rlmN gene encoding 23S rRNA (adenine(2503)-C(2))-methyltransferase RlmN, translating to MDEKVDLINLSLVELEEFMQSIGEKKFRARQVFEWIHKGVLSFDDMTNLSLELRDKLKEVATICNLEIVEKLESKLDKTAKYLLRLPDGNIIESVLMKYKYGYSVCISSQIGCRMGCRFCASTGIGFVRSLTAGEILCEVLTIQEDLGERISNIVMMGIGEPFDNYDNVIKFLNLVNDKCGLNIGSRHISISTCGLVPRILDFAKENSQVTLSISLHSANDEVRESMMPINKKYKIKELISACNIYTERTNRRITFEYALVRGVNDSDKDALDLVKLIEGILCHVNLIPINEVDSSNYKQSYNDRIENFKNILLKKGINATVRRELGSDIKAACGQLRRSKL from the coding sequence ATTGATGAAAAGGTAGATTTAATTAATTTGAGCCTGGTGGAATTAGAAGAATTTATGCAATCAATAGGTGAGAAGAAATTTAGAGCCAGACAAGTGTTTGAGTGGATACACAAAGGGGTGCTTAGTTTTGATGATATGACTAATTTATCTTTGGAGCTAAGAGATAAATTAAAAGAGGTTGCTACTATTTGTAATTTAGAGATAGTTGAGAAGCTTGAATCTAAGTTAGATAAAACCGCAAAATATCTTTTAAGGTTGCCAGATGGGAATATTATTGAAAGTGTGCTTATGAAGTATAAGTATGGATATTCAGTGTGTATATCATCGCAGATAGGATGCCGAATGGGATGCCGTTTTTGTGCATCAACAGGGATAGGTTTTGTAAGGAGCCTAACTGCGGGAGAAATATTATGTGAAGTGTTAACCATACAAGAAGATTTAGGAGAAAGAATAAGCAACATAGTTATGATGGGAATAGGAGAACCATTTGATAATTATGACAATGTGATTAAATTTTTAAATCTTGTAAATGATAAGTGTGGGCTAAACATAGGAAGTAGGCATATATCGATATCTACATGTGGGTTAGTGCCTAGAATTTTAGATTTTGCAAAAGAAAATTCGCAAGTTACGTTATCGATTTCATTACACTCGGCGAATGATGAAGTAAGAGAGAGCATGATGCCAATAAATAAAAAATATAAAATTAAAGAATTGATAAGTGCCTGTAATATATATACAGAGAGGACAAACAGGAGAATTACATTTGAATATGCATTGGTTAGAGGAGTAAATGATAGTGACAAAGATGCATTAGATCTGGTAAAATTAATAGAGGGGATATTGTGTCATGTAAATTTGATACCGATAAATGAAGTTGATAGTAGTAATTACAAACAAAGCTATAATGATAGAATAGAAAATTTTAAAAATATATTATTAAAAAAAGGTATTAATGCAACAGTGAGAAGGGAATTAGGCAGTGATATAAAAGCAGCATGTGGTCAACTAAGAAGGAGTAAACTTTGA
- the rsmB gene encoding 16S rRNA (cytosine(967)-C(5))-methyltransferase RsmB yields the protein MVRELILKILVNILKEGAYSNIELNKCFKVNKLDQRDTAFISEMVMGVLKYKERLDYVIAQFSSIKLKKISVWIINTLRMGVYQLMFMDRVPQSAAVNECVKLAKRYGHAYSSKFVNGVLRNIARNIEKIEYPAKDTPEYLSVCYSYPMWLVEKFVDEFGHDFAKELLKSLNDKPKFCIRANTTKVTVKELLDMFKERGVKAFESGMSKYGLVVENSHNITGMDLYENGYFTIQDESSMKVAEILDPRVGDVVIDVCAAPGGKTTHIAEIMNNSGVLYSQDLYLHKVNLIKSAAKRLGLSNIKTNVYDATNVRENLIGKADKVLVDAPCTGLGIVRRKPDIKWRKEISDIDNISTLQYKILCSASKYVKVGGSIVYSTCTVMREENIEVVNKFLKEHGDFEIEDITGFIPDSINSSTAKDGYMEFYPNIQGTDGFFVAKMKKIK from the coding sequence TTGGTAAGGGAACTTATACTAAAGATTTTGGTAAATATATTAAAAGAAGGAGCATATTCCAATATTGAGCTAAACAAGTGCTTTAAGGTTAACAAATTAGATCAACGTGATACTGCATTCATATCAGAAATGGTAATGGGTGTGTTGAAGTATAAAGAACGTTTAGACTATGTAATAGCACAATTTTCTAGTATTAAATTAAAAAAGATATCGGTGTGGATAATAAATACACTAAGAATGGGTGTGTATCAGCTTATGTTTATGGATCGAGTGCCTCAATCGGCAGCGGTAAATGAGTGCGTTAAGTTGGCTAAAAGGTATGGACATGCTTATTCTTCTAAATTTGTTAATGGAGTATTAAGGAATATTGCAAGGAATATAGAAAAAATAGAGTATCCAGCAAAAGATACTCCGGAATATCTTAGCGTGTGCTATTCGTACCCGATGTGGTTAGTGGAAAAATTTGTAGATGAGTTTGGACATGATTTTGCAAAAGAGCTTCTTAAAAGTTTAAATGATAAACCTAAATTTTGTATAAGAGCTAATACAACAAAAGTGACAGTTAAAGAGCTTTTAGATATGTTTAAGGAGCGAGGAGTAAAAGCTTTTGAAAGTGGGATGTCTAAGTATGGGTTAGTAGTAGAAAATTCACATAATATAACAGGTATGGATCTTTATGAAAATGGATATTTTACTATACAGGATGAAAGTTCAATGAAGGTTGCAGAAATACTTGATCCACGTGTAGGAGATGTTGTAATTGATGTGTGCGCAGCACCAGGTGGTAAAACTACTCATATAGCAGAAATAATGAATAATAGCGGAGTACTTTATTCGCAGGATTTGTATTTACATAAGGTAAATCTTATAAAGAGTGCTGCAAAAAGGTTAGGCCTTAGCAATATTAAAACAAATGTCTATGATGCTACTAATGTTCGAGAGAATTTAATTGGCAAGGCAGATAAAGTGTTGGTAGATGCTCCATGTACAGGGCTTGGAATAGTAAGAAGAAAGCCGGATATAAAGTGGAGGAAAGAGATTAGTGATATTGACAACATAAGTACTTTGCAGTATAAGATATTATGTAGTGCATCAAAATATGTAAAGGTTGGCGGTAGTATTGTTTATAGTACATGTACAGTAATGAGAGAGGAAAATATAGAAGTGGTAAATAAGTTTTTAAAAGAGCATGGAGATTTTGAAATAGAGGATATAACAGGTTTTATACCTGATTCTATAAATAGCAGTACAGCAAAAGATGGATATATGGAGTTTTACCCTAATATTCAAGGGACAGATGGTTTTTTTGTGGCAAAAATGAAAAAGATAAAGTAG
- a CDS encoding methionyl-tRNA formyltransferase, whose protein sequence is MRIVFMGTPQFAVPCFEMLVKEGHEISAVVTQPDKQRGRGNKVSYCEVKECALSHNIEVLQPEKVKNNQNFIDKIKSIAPDVIVTCAYGKILPKEILDIPSFGCINVHASLLPKYRGASPINKVIIEGEKETGITTMYTDVGMDTGDILLSAKVEIGDDVTAGQLHDELSFLGARVLRETLVRLENGGIERIPQDESRCSYANMMNKDTGKINWSKSSKDIHNLVRGTNPWPVAFTYYKDTKLKIWETKLLNQKIEDEPGKIISVSKEGIDVATGNGIIRIIEIQAPSKKRMKVSQYILGNNIEKGEMFW, encoded by the coding sequence TTGAGAATTGTATTTATGGGAACACCGCAATTTGCAGTACCGTGTTTTGAGATGTTAGTTAAGGAGGGGCATGAGATTAGTGCAGTTGTGACCCAGCCAGACAAACAAAGAGGTAGAGGCAATAAAGTTTCTTATTGCGAGGTAAAGGAGTGTGCACTGTCACATAATATAGAAGTGTTGCAACCAGAAAAGGTTAAGAATAATCAGAATTTTATAGATAAAATAAAAAGTATTGCACCAGATGTTATAGTTACTTGTGCTTATGGGAAGATATTGCCTAAAGAAATCCTGGACATACCATCTTTTGGATGTATTAATGTACATGCGTCGCTACTTCCTAAGTATAGAGGTGCATCACCAATAAATAAGGTCATTATAGAAGGAGAAAAAGAAACTGGTATTACGACTATGTACACTGATGTGGGTATGGATACGGGAGATATTTTGCTCAGTGCCAAAGTGGAAATAGGTGATGATGTAACAGCAGGACAGTTGCATGATGAGTTATCTTTTCTTGGAGCAAGGGTGTTAAGAGAAACTTTAGTTAGATTAGAAAATGGCGGGATAGAAAGAATACCTCAAGATGAGTCGAGATGTAGTTATGCGAATATGATGAACAAGGATACAGGAAAAATAAATTGGAGTAAGAGTAGTAAAGATATACATAATTTGGTTAGGGGGACTAATCCGTGGCCTGTAGCTTTTACATATTACAAAGACACAAAATTAAAGATTTGGGAAACTAAGTTACTTAATCAAAAGATAGAAGATGAGCCTGGCAAGATAATTAGTGTGTCAAAGGAAGGAATAGATGTTGCTACAGGAAATGGTATTATAAGAATAATAGAAATTCAGGCACCATCTAAAAAACGGATGAAAGTATCTCAATATATATTAGGAAATAACATAGAAAAGGGAGAAATGTTTTGGTAA
- the def gene encoding peptide deformylase: MAIREVRICGDEILRKKSREVTQIDDRILTLLDDMSETMYKEDGVGLAAPQIGVLKRIIVLDDGNGLIECINPEIKFMEGSQDGIEGCLSVPDLRGNVVRPSKVVVTALDRNGEEVEYVAEGFLARIFCHEIDHLEGILFKDKASKLEKI; this comes from the coding sequence ATGGCAATTAGAGAAGTAAGAATATGTGGGGACGAAATATTAAGAAAAAAGTCTAGAGAAGTGACCCAAATTGATGATAGAATATTAACACTTTTAGATGATATGAGTGAAACTATGTATAAAGAGGATGGAGTAGGGTTGGCAGCACCTCAAATTGGAGTACTAAAGAGAATAATAGTATTGGATGATGGAAATGGATTAATAGAGTGTATAAATCCTGAGATTAAGTTTATGGAAGGGTCACAAGATGGAATAGAGGGGTGCCTTAGTGTTCCAGATCTTAGGGGAAATGTTGTGCGTCCGTCAAAGGTTGTAGTTACAGCATTAGATAGAAATGGAGAAGAGGTAGAATATGTAGCGGAGGGATTTTTGGCCAGAATATTTTGCCATGAGATAGATCATTTAGAGGGTATATTGTTTAAGGATAAGGCGAGTAAGTTAGAAAAGATATAA
- a CDS encoding radical SAM protein → MHKKIIIPIFIPHKGCPFDCIYCNQKSISGQIKDVTIDDVKSTIRAFKDTISFDEIPEVAFYGGSFTGIDMEEQTKFLECVYDYIKKGEVSSIRLSTRPDYISHEILKNLKKYGVKTIELGVQSLDDEVLRISHRGHTREDVESAVRLVKEYGFNLGIQTMIGLPNDTKKKAIDTARKVVLLKPDFVRIYPTLVIKDTYLCKMLEEHKYKPLSLEDAVDISASLYRIYMDNNIEVIRLGLQPTKNIEEGEDVRGGPFHPAFRQLVEARILRDIIEIQIKEKDLSDSVDIYVGNCYVSSAVGQKKENIQYLKNKFGFKRVKIHGVEGQKFGLVLVG, encoded by the coding sequence ATGCATAAGAAAATAATTATTCCCATATTCATACCACACAAAGGTTGTCCATTTGATTGCATTTATTGTAATCAAAAATCTATTAGTGGCCAGATAAAAGATGTTACAATAGATGATGTAAAATCTACAATAAGAGCATTTAAGGATACAATAAGTTTTGATGAAATTCCAGAGGTAGCGTTCTATGGAGGAAGTTTTACGGGCATAGATATGGAAGAGCAAACCAAGTTTTTGGAGTGTGTGTATGATTATATAAAAAAAGGAGAAGTATCGTCTATTAGATTGTCAACTAGGCCTGATTATATAAGTCATGAGATATTAAAAAATTTGAAGAAGTATGGTGTTAAAACAATAGAATTGGGTGTGCAAAGTTTAGATGATGAAGTATTAAGAATTAGTCATCGTGGACATACAAGAGAAGATGTAGAGAGTGCAGTAAGGTTAGTCAAGGAGTATGGATTTAATTTAGGAATTCAGACTATGATAGGTTTACCTAACGATACAAAAAAGAAAGCTATTGATACGGCAAGAAAAGTAGTTTTACTAAAGCCGGATTTTGTTCGTATATATCCAACACTCGTTATAAAAGATACATATCTTTGCAAAATGTTAGAAGAACATAAATATAAGCCATTATCATTAGAAGATGCGGTTGATATAAGTGCTAGTTTATATAGAATATATATGGATAATAATATAGAAGTGATTAGGTTGGGATTACAGCCTACTAAAAATATAGAAGAAGGTGAAGATGTCCGAGGAGGACCTTTTCATCCAGCATTTAGACAACTCGTTGAGGCTAGAATTCTTAGGGATATAATAGAGATACAAATAAAGGAAAAAGATTTGAGTGATAGTGTAGATATATATGTAGGGAATTGCTATGTATCTTCTGCTGTAGGACAGAAAAAAGAAAATATACAATATCTAAAGAATAAATTCGGGTTTAAAAGAGTTAAAATTCATGGGGTAGAAGGGCAAAAGTTTGGTCTTGTATTAGTTGGGTGA